A stretch of the Uranotaenia lowii strain MFRU-FL chromosome 3, ASM2978415v1, whole genome shotgun sequence genome encodes the following:
- the LOC129752794 gene encoding uncharacterized protein K02A2.6-like translates to MLDLAHEGHPGQTLMKRRLRERCWWPGLDKSAVEMCEKCEGCRLVQIPDPPEPMIRRPLPDRPWIDVAMDFLGPMPTGEYVLVIIDYFSRYLELEIMSKITAQETIKRLKRIFRVWGPPRTITLDNAKQFVSSEFEEFCDSQGVHLNHTSPYWPQANGEVERQNRSLLKRMKIANALYNDWKAELNNYLDLYNNTPHTITGKAPSELLQNRKLRSKLPQLDDLDTIPPSADFRDKDQEMKCLGKQREDAKRRARVSVLAPGDTVLMKNRCPKDKLATNFLKERFTITKRQGSNVTVKSNETGRTYDRNTSHLKRINESPSPDHQTVDCELPVANPTPGLSSMDCSDDQQRLPTPTPDEPETDQDIFQKSPPVLRRSSRVSKPRYCYSP, encoded by the coding sequence TGCGTGAACGATGCTGGTGGCCAGGTTTAGATAAATCTGCTGTTGAGATGTGTGAAAAATGTGAAGGTTGTAGACTCGTTCAAATACCGGATCCACCGGAACCTATGATCCGTCGTCCGCTTCCAGATAGGCCATGGATAGATGTGGCCATGGATTTTTTGGGACCCATGCCAACGGGTGAATATGTCTTAGTCATTATCGACTACTTTAGTCGTTACCTTGAACTGGAAATAATGAGTAAAATAACAGCTCAAGAAACTATTAAAAGATTAAAGCGTATATTTCGGGTTTGGGGTCCTCCACGAACAATCACCCTGGACAATGCTAAACAGTTCGTATCGAGTGAATTTGAGGAGTTTTGTGACTCTCAAGGTGTACATCTGAATCACACTTCACCGTATTGGCCACAAGCCAACGGAGAAGTTGAGCGCCAGAATCGGTCTTTGCTTAAACGAATGAAGATTGCAAATGCTCTTTATAACGATTGGAAAGCTGAACTCAATAATTATTTAGATCTATATAACAATACGCCACACACAATCACTGGAAAAGCTCCCAGCGAACTCCTACAGAACAGGAAATTGAGATCAAAACTACCACAGCTTGATGACCTCGATACTATTCCTCCAAGTGCAGACTTCCGAGACAAGGATCAGGAGATGAAATGTCTTGGAAAACAACGGGAAGATGCTAAGCGCAGAGCACGAGTAAGCGTGTTAGCACCAGGAGAcacagttttaatgaaaaaccgTTGCCCGAAAGATAAACTAGCCACGAACTTTCTTAAAGAGAGGTTTACCATTACAAAAAGACAAGGGTCAAATGTAACGGTAAAATCTAACGAAACCGGAAGAACCTACGACCGCAACACATCCCATTTGAAACGAATCAATGAGTCGCCATCACCTGATCATCAAACTGTAGACTGTGAACTCCCCGTAGCAAACCCTACACCAGGCCTTTCATCGATGGATTGTAGTGATGATCAGCAGAGATTGCCGACACCAACACCGGACGAGCCGGAAACAGATcaggatatttttcaaaagtctCCG